In Oleiharenicola lentus, the following are encoded in one genomic region:
- a CDS encoding glycoside hydrolase family 127 protein: MKTLPLFLGLLAGCASFAPLAAAEKSLIDTTRSPHAKFYMPDLGDVRWNGGLLGDRFEVCRDVMIPHMWTILSSEKDSHAWHNYLIAAGEVPGKFRGPPFNDGDFLKWFEALIQVYALTREPALEAQIDRIIPVIAKAQREDGYLHTQNIIPQRNGEKPREFVDREHFETYNMGHLITTACVHYRITGKRTLLECAIKAADYIDRLCKERPQELARNAICPSHYMGVVELYRVTREPRYLELAKQLIEIRSLVTEKDGSDHNQDRTPFRETTEAVGHAVRANYLYAGVADLYAENGDATLLKPLLALSQDVAGQKLYITGMTGALYDGASPDGVPHTQHKYIKTVHQAYGRDYQLPNLTAYNETCATIGYGMWMWRQLALTGDAAYADLFEQTLYNGILPGISLDGKDYFYVNPLKKLHDFDIPLRWSRTRVPNIPVSFCCPPNVVRTIAEAHNYVYSLSPGAVWVNLFAASTLDTKWTDGSRIKLRQETDYPWNGAVKLVIEEAPAAVTALKFRIPGWLSPDQVAVKLNGAVLPSQFQPGTYGFIQRAWKAGDTVELAMDFSPTLWEANPLVEETVNQVTIKYGPLVYCVESNDLPEGVRLEDVALSLTTPAGFKAQREKIAGADVLTFTLNGLTLPRRDWVKGELYRPVTPAAPRPVTFKAVPYYAWGNRGDTEMSVWLPAR; encoded by the coding sequence ATGAAGACCCTGCCCCTGTTCCTCGGCCTGTTGGCCGGTTGCGCCAGCTTTGCTCCGCTTGCCGCCGCGGAAAAGTCCCTCATCGACACGACCCGCTCGCCCCACGCGAAGTTCTACATGCCCGACCTCGGCGACGTGCGCTGGAACGGCGGCCTGCTCGGCGACCGCTTCGAGGTCTGCCGCGACGTGATGATCCCGCACATGTGGACGATCCTCAGCAGCGAGAAGGACAGCCACGCCTGGCACAATTACCTGATCGCCGCCGGCGAGGTGCCCGGCAAGTTCCGCGGTCCGCCGTTCAACGACGGCGATTTCCTCAAGTGGTTCGAGGCGCTGATCCAGGTTTACGCCCTCACCAGGGAGCCCGCCCTCGAGGCCCAGATCGACCGGATCATCCCTGTCATCGCCAAGGCCCAGCGCGAGGACGGTTACCTGCACACGCAGAACATCATTCCCCAGCGCAACGGCGAGAAGCCCCGCGAATTCGTGGATCGCGAGCACTTCGAGACCTACAACATGGGCCACCTGATCACGACCGCCTGCGTGCATTACCGCATCACCGGCAAGCGCACGCTGCTCGAGTGCGCGATCAAGGCGGCCGACTACATCGACCGCCTCTGCAAGGAACGCCCGCAGGAACTGGCCCGCAACGCCATCTGCCCGTCCCACTACATGGGCGTGGTCGAGCTTTACCGCGTTACCCGCGAGCCGCGTTACCTGGAGCTCGCCAAACAGCTCATCGAGATCCGCAGCCTCGTCACCGAAAAGGACGGCTCCGACCACAACCAGGACCGCACCCCCTTCCGCGAGACCACCGAGGCCGTCGGCCACGCGGTGCGCGCCAACTACCTCTACGCCGGGGTCGCCGACCTTTACGCCGAGAACGGCGATGCCACCCTGCTCAAGCCGTTGCTGGCCCTCTCCCAGGATGTCGCCGGCCAGAAACTCTACATCACCGGCATGACCGGCGCCCTCTACGACGGCGCCTCGCCCGACGGCGTCCCCCACACCCAGCACAAATACATCAAGACCGTCCACCAGGCCTACGGCCGCGACTACCAGCTGCCGAACCTCACCGCCTACAACGAGACCTGCGCCACCATCGGCTACGGCATGTGGATGTGGCGCCAGCTCGCGCTCACCGGCGACGCCGCCTATGCCGACCTTTTCGAGCAGACCCTCTACAACGGCATCCTCCCGGGCATCAGCCTCGACGGAAAGGACTACTTCTACGTCAACCCGCTGAAGAAGCTCCACGATTTCGACATTCCCCTGCGCTGGTCTCGCACCCGCGTGCCCAACATTCCCGTCAGCTTCTGCTGCCCGCCCAATGTCGTCCGCACCATCGCCGAGGCGCACAACTACGTTTACTCGCTCTCGCCCGGCGCCGTCTGGGTCAACCTCTTCGCCGCGAGCACGCTCGACACCAAGTGGACCGACGGCTCCCGCATCAAGCTCCGCCAGGAAACCGACTACCCTTGGAACGGCGCCGTGAAGCTCGTCATCGAGGAAGCCCCCGCCGCCGTGACCGCGCTGAAGTTCCGCATTCCGGGCTGGCTCAGCCCCGACCAGGTTGCCGTGAAGCTCAACGGTGCGGTGCTCCCGTCCCAGTTCCAGCCCGGCACCTACGGCTTCATCCAGCGCGCCTGGAAAGCCGGTGACACGGTCGAGCTCGCGATGGATTTCTCGCCGACCCTCTGGGAGGCCAACCCGCTCGTCGAGGAGACCGTCAACCAGGTCACGATCAAATACGGCCCGCTCGTCTATTGCGTCGAGTCCAACGACCTGCCCGAGGGCGTGCGGCTCGAGGACGTCGCGCTCTCGCTCACCACGCCCGCCGGCTTCAAGGCGCAGCGCGAAAAGATCGCCGGCGCCGACGTGCTCACCTTCACGCTCAACGGCCTGACCCTCCCGCGCCGCGACTGGGTGAAGGGCGAACTCTACCGCCCGGTCACGCCCGCCGCGCCGCGCCCCGTCACCTTCAAGGCCGTCCCCTACTACGCCTGGGGCAACCGCGGCGACACCGAGATGAGCGTCTGGCTGCCCGCCCGCTGA
- a CDS encoding MFS transporter, whose product MTAPTPAPSADTGTITAQQWKWSALAGMASYLDAGSIVALGAGLALFQTTFGMTDGAVGALQAIGPNAIGCALGAFLGGWLGDKLGRKRIYQYDLLVYMAGILIIAFSANKEMLFVGTFIVGLAVGADIPTSLALVGEFAPAKARGKLLGFTQVAWCLGPAIVLWLALALAPLGLLGVRIVFLHLFVVAFVTWALRRGLAESARWTEAAKSATLVRNKVSALFSGSNFRALVWTATIYTFWNLAAGTAGAFNSYLITKHNADSQALGVGLPSLAFVTAMVVTVAVFMKFADRSFAARKTMWAIGSLTQIFAYGLLIVMPFSIPVIIANIVLFAAGGALAGEAFYKVFSQELFPTMLRGTAQGFTFGFARIAVGVWSFYVPVISNSGIGTLATLLTLFLAISGAVGFFFMPDTSGKSLEQIEAERA is encoded by the coding sequence ATGACCGCTCCCACCCCCGCCCCCTCCGCCGACACCGGCACCATCACCGCCCAGCAATGGAAATGGTCCGCCCTCGCCGGCATGGCCTCCTACCTCGACGCCGGCTCCATCGTCGCCCTCGGCGCGGGCCTCGCGCTCTTCCAAACCACCTTCGGCATGACCGACGGCGCAGTCGGTGCGCTCCAGGCCATCGGACCCAACGCCATCGGCTGCGCGCTGGGCGCGTTTCTGGGCGGCTGGCTCGGGGACAAACTCGGCCGCAAGCGCATCTACCAATACGACCTGCTGGTCTACATGGCCGGCATCCTCATCATCGCGTTCTCCGCCAACAAGGAGATGCTCTTCGTGGGCACGTTCATTGTCGGCCTCGCCGTCGGCGCGGACATCCCGACTTCCCTCGCGCTCGTCGGTGAATTCGCCCCGGCCAAGGCGCGCGGCAAGCTCCTCGGCTTTACGCAGGTGGCATGGTGCCTCGGGCCGGCCATCGTGCTCTGGCTCGCCCTCGCCCTCGCCCCGCTCGGTCTGCTCGGCGTCCGCATCGTCTTCCTCCACCTCTTCGTCGTCGCCTTCGTCACCTGGGCGCTGCGGCGCGGCCTCGCGGAATCCGCGCGCTGGACCGAAGCCGCCAAGTCGGCGACCCTGGTCCGCAACAAGGTTAGCGCGCTGTTCTCCGGGTCGAACTTCCGCGCGCTCGTCTGGACGGCCACGATCTACACCTTCTGGAACCTCGCGGCCGGCACGGCCGGCGCGTTCAACTCCTACCTCATCACCAAGCACAACGCCGACAGCCAGGCCCTGGGCGTCGGCCTGCCGAGCCTCGCCTTCGTCACCGCCATGGTCGTCACCGTGGCCGTGTTCATGAAATTCGCGGACCGCAGTTTCGCCGCCCGCAAGACCATGTGGGCCATCGGCTCCCTCACCCAGATCTTCGCCTACGGCCTGCTGATCGTCATGCCCTTCAGCATCCCGGTCATCATCGCCAACATCGTGCTGTTCGCCGCCGGCGGCGCGCTCGCGGGCGAGGCTTTCTACAAGGTCTTCAGCCAGGAACTCTTCCCCACGATGCTCCGCGGCACCGCCCAGGGCTTCACCTTCGGCTTCGCCCGCATCGCCGTCGGCGTCTGGAGCTTCTACGTCCCGGTCATTTCCAACTCCGGCATCGGCACGCTGGCCACGCTGCTCACGCTGTTCCTCGCGATCAGCGGTGCAGTCGGCTTCTTCTTCATGCCCGACACCTCCGGCAAGTCCCTCGAACAGATCGAGGCCGAGCGCGCCTGA
- a CDS encoding glycoside hydrolase family 78 protein, whose protein sequence is MSFVRITHLRCEYLVAPLGLDERTPRLSWQLESAARGVRQTAYRIRVASTAEKLAAGTADLWDSGRVESNATTHIAYAGTPLASRQHCHWHVEVWIADPQVSDLRSQVSAPSRWTMGLLEKSDWSAKWIAADPEIIRRDPQAIAPTLTDPGTPALFRREFEVPGPVVRATVYATARGLFELRANGRRIGEDLFAPEWTDYDKRLHYRTYDVTGLIARGPNCLAATLGDGWWSGYVGWQEKRGRYGSLENSLLIQLEIELADGARFTLATDGSWTCNTGPILASDLQMGETYDARREHAGWDLPKETPRVVLNDAPPGWAGVEIQGFAKPADYARLANSDAWLPAREVPPPSAVLVAQRAEPVRIIETLEPDHIGNPPKGTYLYDCGQNISGWVRLHLEHVPAGTKITLRHGERLTSEGSLYTANLRRAKATDTYVVAGRPKEVWQPHFTFHGFQYFEITIDGPRPPHAFIRAIACVIHSATPPAGHFECSNAHVNRLWLNGLWSQRDNFLSVPTDCPQRDERLGWMGDAQVFCRTAMCNMDVAAFFTKWMTDVEDAQTAEGIFPDVAPRLREDIHYVGLGNLGGGAAWADAGIIIPYTLWRVYGDLRLVERHWGAMVRWLDWIERHNPDGLRLNQLFNNYGDWLCIPSDTSFGTHSPMKNLLATAYWADDAAKMARLARALGRESEAARFQAMFERVRAAFQKEWLKPDGRLAVETQTAYLLALAFDLLPPNLRAAATEHLVANIRNLDWHLSTGFVGISHLNPQLTLAGHADVAYRLLLQETYPSWLFPVLQGATTIWERWDSWTIAGGFHKDGMNSFNHYSLGSVGEWLFRHVAGIELDPEVPGYQRFVLQPHLGAGLDFARATYRTMHGEIASAWRREGDKLTWTVTVPPNTTAQVFIPSEPGTDVHADGLTVTGREGRFARCEAPAGTYTFTSTYKVEGPAPAGPV, encoded by the coding sequence TTGTCCTTCGTCCGCATCACGCACCTCCGCTGCGAATACCTCGTCGCCCCGCTCGGGCTCGACGAGCGGACGCCCCGCCTGAGCTGGCAACTGGAATCCGCCGCGCGCGGCGTGCGCCAGACCGCCTACCGCATCCGCGTTGCGAGCACCGCCGAGAAACTCGCCGCCGGCACCGCCGACCTCTGGGACTCCGGCCGCGTCGAATCAAACGCCACCACCCACATCGCCTACGCCGGCACCCCGCTCGCCTCCCGCCAACACTGCCACTGGCACGTCGAGGTCTGGATCGCCGATCCTCAGGTTTCAGATCTCAGGTCTCAGGTTTCTGCTCCCTCCCGCTGGACCATGGGCCTGCTGGAGAAATCCGACTGGTCCGCCAAGTGGATCGCCGCCGACCCGGAGATCATCCGCCGCGATCCGCAAGCCATCGCCCCGACGCTCACCGATCCCGGCACGCCCGCCCTCTTCCGCCGGGAGTTCGAGGTGCCCGGGCCGGTCGTGCGCGCGACCGTCTATGCCACCGCCCGCGGCCTGTTCGAACTCCGCGCCAACGGACGTCGCATCGGCGAGGACCTCTTCGCCCCGGAGTGGACCGACTACGACAAGCGCCTCCACTACCGCACCTACGACGTCACCGGCCTGATCGCCCGCGGCCCCAACTGCCTCGCCGCCACCCTCGGTGACGGCTGGTGGTCCGGCTACGTCGGCTGGCAGGAAAAACGCGGCCGCTACGGCTCGCTGGAAAACAGCCTGCTCATCCAACTTGAGATCGAACTCGCCGACGGCGCACGCTTCACCCTCGCCACCGACGGCTCGTGGACCTGCAACACCGGCCCGATCCTCGCCTCGGACCTTCAGATGGGCGAAACCTATGACGCCCGACGGGAACACGCCGGATGGGACCTACCCAAAGAAACTCCACGGGTCGTGCTCAATGACGCTCCACCGGGATGGGCGGGGGTGGAGATTCAAGGATTCGCCAAACCCGCTGACTATGCTCGCCTCGCGAATTCCGATGCTTGGCTCCCTGCTCGTGAGGTGCCGCCACCTTCTGCAGTGCTTGTCGCCCAACGCGCCGAACCGGTTCGCATCATCGAAACTTTGGAGCCGGACCATATCGGAAACCCACCCAAGGGCACATATCTTTATGATTGTGGCCAGAATATCAGCGGCTGGGTCCGGCTGCACCTTGAGCATGTGCCCGCAGGCACTAAGATCACTTTACGCCACGGCGAACGCCTCACATCCGAAGGCTCTCTCTACACTGCGAATCTGCGTCGGGCAAAAGCTACCGATACTTATGTGGTGGCCGGCCGGCCCAAGGAAGTATGGCAACCTCATTTCACTTTCCACGGTTTCCAATATTTTGAGATCACAATTGATGGTCCACGCCCACCGCATGCTTTTATAAGGGCCATCGCCTGCGTCATCCACTCGGCCACGCCTCCGGCCGGGCATTTCGAATGCTCGAACGCCCACGTGAACCGGCTCTGGCTGAACGGCCTCTGGTCGCAACGCGACAACTTCCTGTCCGTGCCCACCGACTGCCCGCAGCGCGACGAGCGCCTCGGCTGGATGGGCGACGCCCAGGTTTTCTGCCGCACCGCCATGTGCAACATGGACGTCGCCGCGTTCTTCACGAAGTGGATGACCGACGTCGAGGACGCCCAGACGGCCGAGGGAATTTTCCCGGATGTCGCCCCGCGTCTGCGCGAGGACATCCATTACGTCGGCCTCGGCAACCTCGGTGGCGGCGCCGCCTGGGCCGACGCCGGCATCATCATTCCCTACACGCTCTGGCGCGTCTATGGCGACCTTCGCCTTGTCGAGCGCCACTGGGGCGCCATGGTCCGCTGGCTCGACTGGATCGAGCGCCACAATCCCGACGGTCTCCGCCTCAACCAGCTTTTCAACAACTACGGCGACTGGCTCTGCATCCCGAGTGACACCTCCTTCGGCACGCACTCGCCGATGAAGAACCTGCTCGCGACCGCCTACTGGGCCGACGACGCCGCCAAGATGGCCCGTCTCGCCCGCGCCCTCGGTCGCGAGTCGGAGGCCGCGCGTTTCCAGGCGATGTTCGAGCGCGTCCGCGCCGCCTTCCAGAAGGAGTGGCTGAAGCCCGACGGCCGCCTCGCCGTCGAAACCCAAACCGCCTACCTGCTCGCCCTCGCCTTCGACCTGCTGCCGCCGAACCTGCGCGCCGCCGCCACCGAACACCTCGTCGCGAACATCCGCAACCTCGACTGGCACCTCAGCACGGGCTTCGTCGGCATCAGCCACCTCAATCCGCAGCTCACGCTCGCCGGCCACGCCGATGTCGCCTACCGGCTCCTGCTGCAGGAAACCTATCCATCGTGGCTCTTCCCCGTGCTCCAGGGCGCCACCACGATCTGGGAACGCTGGGACAGCTGGACCATCGCCGGCGGTTTCCACAAGGACGGCATGAACTCTTTCAACCACTACTCGCTTGGTTCCGTCGGCGAGTGGTTGTTCCGCCACGTCGCCGGCATCGAGCTCGACCCCGAGGTGCCCGGCTACCAGCGGTTCGTGCTGCAACCGCATCTCGGCGCCGGCTTGGATTTCGCCCGCGCCACCTACCGCACGATGCACGGCGAAATCGCCAGCGCCTGGCGCCGCGAAGGCGACAAGCTCACGTGGACCGTTACCGTCCCGCCCAACACCACCGCGCAGGTCTTCATCCCGAGCGAACCCGGCACCGACGTGCACGCCGACGGCCTCACGGTCACCGGCCGCGAAGGCCGCTTCGCCCGCTGCGAAGCCCCCGCCGGCACCTACACGTTCACGAGCACCTATAAAGTGGAGGGCCCAGCTCCCGCTGGGCCGGTTTGA
- a CDS encoding MaoC/PaaZ C-terminal domain-containing protein — MKTLFFEDYAPGTSRTSTGRTITEADVVLHAGQTGDFYPHHMDAEWCKTQPFKQRIAHGTLIFAVAVGQTAGEINPEAFSYGYDRVRFIKPVFIGDTITSRCTVKEKRDDPKRPTLGVVVELVEALNQRGETVLAAEHLLLVKRKG; from the coding sequence ATGAAGACGCTCTTTTTCGAAGACTACGCGCCGGGCACGAGCCGCACCTCGACGGGCCGCACGATCACCGAGGCCGACGTCGTGCTGCACGCCGGCCAGACCGGTGATTTCTACCCGCACCACATGGACGCCGAGTGGTGCAAGACGCAGCCGTTCAAGCAGCGCATCGCGCACGGCACGCTGATCTTCGCGGTGGCCGTCGGCCAGACCGCGGGCGAGATCAACCCCGAGGCGTTTTCCTATGGCTACGACCGCGTGCGGTTCATCAAGCCGGTGTTCATCGGCGACACGATCACCTCGCGCTGCACCGTGAAGGAGAAGCGCGACGACCCCAAGCGCCCGACGCTCGGCGTGGTCGTCGAGCTGGTCGAGGCGCTGAACCAGCGCGGGGAAACGGTGTTGGCGGCGGAACATCTGCTGCTGGTGAAGCGGAAGGGGTGA
- a CDS encoding Gfo/Idh/MocA family protein — translation MAPCHVPLPSVSRPIVSIGAGGIVRDAHLPAYRLAGFPVAGVFDPDTAKAAKLAADFGIPRVFASLAEAVAQAPAHALFDVAVPASALPDVLPALPDGAPVLIQKPFGENLAAARQLLALCEHKRLSAAVNFQLRTSPGVVEARRLIAAGAIGDLHDLEVRVTVYTPWQLWTFLEGIPRVEILYHSIHYVDLVRSFLGEPTGVHAKTTRHPAAPKLAATRTTMALEYGEDLRATITTNHGHNFGGAHQESYVKWEGTRGALKLRLGLLLDYPHGEPDTLELCPLGADGRPGAWQPVPLAGNWFPHAFIGPMAALQRFAAGESPDLPTRVADAFRTMAVVEAAYESSARGATPIPA, via the coding sequence ATGGCGCCGTGCCACGTCCCGCTTCCTTCCGTCTCGCGCCCGATCGTCTCGATCGGCGCCGGCGGCATCGTGCGCGACGCCCATCTGCCGGCCTACCGGCTCGCAGGCTTTCCCGTGGCGGGCGTCTTCGACCCCGACACCGCCAAGGCCGCGAAGCTTGCCGCCGACTTCGGTATTCCGCGCGTGTTTGCCTCGCTGGCCGAGGCCGTCGCCCAGGCCCCGGCCCACGCCTTGTTCGACGTGGCCGTGCCGGCCTCCGCCCTGCCTGACGTCCTGCCCGCCCTGCCCGACGGCGCGCCGGTGCTGATTCAGAAACCCTTCGGCGAAAACCTCGCTGCCGCGCGCCAGCTCCTCGCGCTCTGCGAGCACAAGCGCCTCTCGGCCGCGGTGAACTTCCAGCTGCGCACCTCGCCCGGCGTCGTCGAGGCGCGCCGGTTGATCGCCGCTGGCGCGATCGGCGACCTGCACGACCTCGAGGTGCGCGTGACGGTTTACACGCCGTGGCAGCTCTGGACCTTCCTTGAGGGCATCCCGCGCGTGGAAATCCTCTACCACAGCATCCACTACGTGGACCTCGTGCGCAGTTTTCTCGGCGAACCGACCGGCGTTCACGCCAAGACCACGCGCCACCCGGCCGCGCCGAAACTCGCCGCCACGCGCACGACGATGGCGCTCGAATACGGCGAAGACCTGCGCGCCACGATCACCACGAACCACGGCCACAACTTCGGCGGCGCCCACCAGGAGAGCTATGTGAAATGGGAGGGCACCCGCGGCGCGCTCAAGCTCCGCCTCGGCCTGCTGCTCGACTACCCGCACGGCGAGCCCGACACCCTCGAACTCTGCCCGCTCGGGGCCGACGGCCGGCCGGGCGCCTGGCAGCCTGTGCCGCTCGCGGGCAACTGGTTTCCCCACGCCTTCATCGGCCCGATGGCCGCGCTCCAGCGTTTCGCCGCCGGCGAGAGCCCCGACCTGCCCACGCGCGTGGCCGACGCGTTCCGCACGATGGCCGTCGTCGAGGCTGCCTACGAATCCAGCGCCCGCGGCGCCACGCCGATTCCCGCATGA
- a CDS encoding extracellular solute-binding protein encodes MSTSVQLRGMTWGHTRGFLPVVATAQRFGELNPGVEIVWEKRSLKAFEEFPVEKLAADYDLIVLDHPFVGYAAAHGPLLPLDEHLPAAFLADQAANSVGASHPSYTYGGHHWALAIDAATPVAFWREDLLARHGVAVPRTWDDLLGLARAGRVEIPAAPINCLMNFYTFCVAHGETPFATRERVASADTGRAALASLRELISLCDPGCWARNPIASHDLVASAANTQVAYCPLAYGYSNYARAGYAAHRLTFGEPPLHRGAPLRTTLGGTGLAVSALRPHRATALAYAQFAASAEIQRTLYTAAGGQPGHRKAWTDADNNALTGGCFIRTLPVLDRAFLRPRHNGYMAFQEHAGQVVHAALRGQTDEASALNQLDALYRASLGNREN; translated from the coding sequence ATGAGCACTTCCGTCCAGCTTCGCGGCATGACCTGGGGCCACACGCGCGGCTTTTTGCCCGTCGTCGCCACCGCCCAGCGCTTCGGCGAGCTGAACCCCGGCGTCGAAATCGTCTGGGAGAAGCGCTCGCTGAAGGCCTTCGAGGAGTTCCCCGTGGAGAAACTCGCCGCCGACTACGACCTGATCGTGCTCGACCACCCCTTCGTCGGCTACGCCGCCGCGCACGGTCCGCTGCTGCCGCTCGACGAACACCTGCCGGCCGCCTTCCTCGCCGACCAGGCCGCCAACTCCGTCGGCGCCTCGCACCCGAGCTACACCTACGGCGGCCACCACTGGGCGCTGGCCATCGACGCAGCCACGCCGGTCGCCTTCTGGCGCGAGGACCTGCTGGCCCGGCACGGCGTCGCGGTGCCGCGCACCTGGGACGACCTGCTTGGTCTCGCTCGCGCCGGCCGCGTGGAGATCCCCGCCGCACCAATCAACTGCCTGATGAATTTCTACACGTTCTGCGTGGCCCACGGCGAAACGCCCTTCGCCACCCGCGAACGCGTGGCCTCCGCCGACACCGGCCGCGCCGCCCTCGCCAGTCTGCGTGAACTCATCTCGCTCTGCGACCCGGGCTGCTGGGCGCGCAACCCGATCGCCTCGCACGACCTCGTGGCCTCCGCCGCGAACACGCAGGTCGCCTACTGCCCTCTCGCCTACGGCTACTCCAACTACGCGCGCGCCGGCTACGCCGCCCACCGCCTGACCTTCGGCGAGCCCCCGCTCCACCGCGGCGCCCCGCTGCGCACCACCCTCGGCGGGACCGGCCTCGCCGTGTCGGCGCTGCGGCCGCACCGCGCCACCGCCCTCGCCTACGCGCAGTTCGCCGCCTCGGCGGAGATTCAGCGCACGCTCTACACCGCCGCCGGCGGCCAGCCCGGCCACCGCAAGGCGTGGACCGACGCCGACAACAATGCGCTCACCGGCGGTTGCTTCATCCGCACGCTGCCGGTGCTCGACCGCGCCTTCCTGCGTCCGCGCCATAACGGCTACATGGCCTTCCAAGAGCACGCCGGGCAGGTCGTGCACGCCGCGCTGCGTGGCCAGACAGACGAAGCCTCGGCCCTGAACCAACTCGATGCGCTCTACCGCGCATCGCTGGGCAATCGTGAAAACTGA
- a CDS encoding CaiB/BaiF CoA transferase family protein produces the protein MKPLEGLLVLDFAQFLAGPWAATRLADLGARVIKIERPGTGDIGRQLYISNLALDGDSTLFHSINRNKQSYAADLKNPADLAKVKQLIARADVLIQNFRPGVMERIGLGPEQCAALNPRLVYGVVTGYGRTGPWVEKPGQDLLAQSVSGLVHLNGNAGDPPLPFGLAVADLTASAHLVQGLLAALVRRGVTGKGGLVEVSLLESILDLQFEVTTTFLNDGGRVPQRSAVNNGHAYLGAPYGIYATADGFLALAMGSITKLGELLALPSLAAFADPATWFTRRDEIKRLLADHLKTQPTKHWLARLEPADYWCAEVHSWPQLWETDAFKALDFVQEVTRDGGPTLRTTRCPITIDGQRFKSPRGAPRVGQHTAAIQTEFGL, from the coding sequence ATGAAACCGCTCGAAGGTCTCCTCGTTCTCGATTTCGCCCAGTTTCTCGCCGGGCCCTGGGCCGCCACGCGCCTCGCCGACCTCGGCGCGCGCGTCATCAAGATTGAGCGCCCGGGCACGGGCGACATCGGCCGCCAGCTCTACATCTCCAACCTCGCGCTCGACGGCGACAGCACGCTCTTCCACTCGATCAACCGCAACAAGCAGAGCTACGCCGCGGACCTCAAGAACCCGGCCGACCTCGCGAAGGTGAAGCAGCTCATCGCGCGGGCCGACGTGCTCATCCAGAACTTCCGCCCCGGCGTGATGGAGCGCATCGGCCTCGGCCCGGAGCAGTGCGCCGCGCTCAACCCGCGCCTCGTCTATGGCGTCGTCACCGGCTACGGCCGCACCGGCCCGTGGGTGGAGAAACCCGGCCAGGACCTCCTCGCGCAGTCCGTTTCCGGCCTCGTCCACCTCAACGGCAACGCCGGCGACCCGCCGCTGCCCTTCGGCCTCGCCGTCGCCGACCTCACCGCGAGCGCCCACCTCGTGCAGGGCCTGCTCGCCGCCCTCGTGCGCCGCGGCGTCACGGGCAAGGGCGGCCTCGTCGAGGTCAGCCTGCTCGAATCCATCCTCGACCTGCAGTTCGAGGTCACGACGACCTTCCTCAACGACGGTGGCCGCGTGCCGCAGCGCAGCGCGGTGAACAACGGCCACGCCTACCTCGGCGCGCCCTATGGCATCTATGCCACCGCCGACGGCTTTCTCGCGCTCGCGATGGGTTCGATCACGAAGCTTGGTGAACTGCTCGCGCTACCCTCGCTCGCCGCCTTCGCCGACCCGGCCACGTGGTTCACGCGCCGCGATGAGATCAAGCGCCTCCTCGCCGACCACCTCAAGACGCAGCCGACCAAGCACTGGCTCGCCCGCCTCGAACCCGCCGACTACTGGTGCGCCGAGGTCCACTCCTGGCCGCAGCTCTGGGAGACCGACGCGTTCAAGGCCCTCGACTTCGTGCAGGAAGTCACCCGTGACGGCGGCCCGACGCTCCGCACCACCCGCTGCCCGATCACGATCGACGGCCAGCGCTTCAAGTCCCCGCGCGGCGCCCCCCGCGTCGGCCAGCACACCGCGGCCATCCAAACCGAATTCGGCCTGTGA